Sequence from the Oligoflexia bacterium genome:
CAATCATTACAAACCAACGCGTGTTTTCTACGACTGATCCACTGAGTTTAAGTTCTGCGCGGCGAAGTCGGTAATTAAGGTGACTATCTCCTGTGCTACTCAGAATAGTTGTGTCATCAATCATCCAGGTTTGAAGAAGGACTCCTAGTTTAGCTTTTCCTTTTCCTACAGAGAGGGATTCCAATGGCACATCTTCAGCAAAACTAGAAGATGTTGCCAGTAGTGCTGTAATGGCGAATATAACCAAATTTATTTTATTCATTAAAGGCCTCCTTAGTATGTTTATTTACTTACGTATTATGTATCCCAGAATTGGTCAAGGTACTGTTAGGACTGTATTATGATTTATTGGCTGGTGGTTTATTGGGTGTAAATTTTTAACTAGATTTTTTGAGTGATGCAAGATTGCTATTTAGCCAATGACGAATTTTTTGCAATTCTGTGTCATTGAGCCCAATAAAGTTTGCACTAATGAAATACAATCCTGCATTTGAAGGATCACGTGTGTAACCGGTGACACGTAAAATAGGTGGCTCGATGCCAATTTGTTGAAAAAACTCACTATTCACTTTAACTTTTGTATCCATAGGTGCAAAGAGGGGAGACCGTAAAGTCAATCCTCGCTCAGAAATATAAGTGATCTGTGTATCTACATCCCATTGAGCTTTGCGACGAACCGGACCTTCTGGAAAACTTGTAGTAGGTACTTGTACTGATTTCTTTTTGAGAAGTGCTTGAATTTTTCCAAGTAAAATCATGGGATCAATTGGCTTAATAATGTAATCATCAGCGCCACTGTCTAAGCCCAACTGAATATCTTTTTTATCACGACGACCGGTGAGCATTGCAATGGGAATGTGAGCAAATTTTGGCTTGCCACGAATAGTTTTAATGAGTTCATATCCAGAAACACCACCTGGCATATTAGCATCGGTGATGACCATATCAAACACTTCACGCTCCAGCTTGTCTAAACCATCTCGTGGATCTGTGCTTGTAACGACAGAGTAGCCAGAACTTTCAAGTATGTCCTTGACCAATTTTAAAGTTACTTTGTCATCATCAATGAAGAGAATATTAGTCATGTTCTTTCCTCACCCACTATTTCGGAACAATGCTCAAGAAGCTTGAGGAGTACTAGTCTTAAGGCTAGCTTCTAATTGATTCTTTGCTACCAAATAGGCACCTTCTAATTCATTTGTTAAATGAACGGCAACTCCTGAAATTACTCCAGACTTTCCTATTTCTTAAAGCTTTCTACATAGATCTGAAACTTGGATAATACCAAGGTTTGAGCTACTTGACTTAAGTGCATGGGCCTCTGCAGCCAATGCTTCTGCATTATTTGTTAAAACAGCTTTTCTGATTTTTTTCAAATAAGGTGGAGCTGTTTCAAAGTACAACTGAGTAAGTTCATGAATCATATTCGGTGCACCTGGGCGCTGGAATTTTTCTAATCTCTTTAAGATATTCCAGTCAATTATAACGGGAGCAGAGTTTTGGGTTACTTGTGCTGGTTGTTCAGTTTCAATCGGTGATGCAGTGTTAACAACTGTTTTATTTGAACTATGTCTGAGCCATTTTTCTATTGTTAAAGCAAGTCGTTCAAATTCAATTGGCTTAGTAATGTAATCATCCATTCCAGCTTCGTAACATTTTTTTCGATCGCCACTTGTGACATCGGCAGTCACTGCTACGATGGGAACATGTCTTGCCGTTCCAAACTCATCTTTTCTAATTTTTCGAGTTGCTTCATAGCCATCCATTCCTGGCATCTGGCAATCCATCAAAATTAGATTATAGTTTTTCTCTGAAATCGCCTTAAGAGCTTCAAAACCATTCCCAACAGCCTCTGCTTTAAGCCCAATTTGTTCGATCATTTCAAGAACAACTCTTTGATTAACAAGATTATCTTCAACGACCAAAAGATTCATTGTAGCTTTTTCGCGATCAGTGAGACTCTGAGCAACAGGTTGAGATTCAATGACAGGTTTATTGCCATTTTCTAATTGCATCGTAAACCAAAAGACCGAGCCTTTGGTTTCTTCACTTTGAACACCAATTTCACCGTGCATCATTTCTACGAGTCTTTTACAAATTGCTAATCCAAGCCCCGTACCACCAAATTTACGAGTTGTTGATGTATCTGCCTGAGTAAAGGGTTGGAAGAGTCTATTTTGTGCATCGATAGAGAGACCAATGCCTGAGTCATGGACTTCAATTCTTAATTCAACGTTATTATTAATTTGTTGCTGACGTGTTACGAGGAGAGACACTTCACCTTGGCGGGTGAATTTCACGGCGTTTCCAAGAAGATTTACAAGAATTTGCCTAATTTTACCAGGGTCACCTCTTAAATACGGTGGTACTTCGGGTGAGATATCAATGCGTATTCCGATGCCTTTTGTTTTTGCGCTATGATTTAGCATTTTTTCTGTGTCACTGATGACACTTCGAAGATCAAAATCAATAGTTTCAAATACCATTTTTCGAGATTCAATTTTTGAAAAATCTAGGATGTCATTGATTAACGTTAATAGAGCTTCTGCAGACACTCGAATAGTTTCAGCATACTGTTTTTGTTTAGGATTAAGTTCTGTGGAGCTCAAAAGACCGGCCATTCCGATAACACCATTCATCGGTGTGCGAATTTCATGACTCATATTTGCTAAAAACTCAGATTTAGCTAGGGAAGCTTCCAGCGCCACTTTTTTAGCATTGATTAACTCTTGTTGTTCACGTTTTTCATTAGAGATATTTTTAATAAAGCAGTAGTGACCACCAAATTGATGATTATCATCGTGTGTGAGGATCATTGTCATGCGTAGATAGCATTGTGTCCCATCTTTTTTCTGAGCAACGATTTCAATTTCTTGTTTGCCATTTATGATTATCCCTTGATGCGCAGATGCCACTTTTTTCTGATCAGCAGGAACAATATGGGTGAGCCAATTTTTACGTTCTAATTCTTCAGTATTGTAACCCAACATTTTTGCATATGTTTTATTGACGTT
This genomic interval carries:
- a CDS encoding response regulator; translation: MTNILFIDDDKVTLKLVKDILESSGYSVVTSTDPRDGLDKLEREVFDMVITDANMPGGVSGYELIKTIRGKPKFAHIPIAMLTGRRDKKDIQLGLDSGADDYIIKPIDPMILLGKIQALLKKKSVQVPTTSFPEGPVRRKAQWDVDTQITYISERGLTLRSPLFAPMDTKVKVNSEFFQQIGIEPPILRVTGYTRDPSNAGLYFISANFIGLNDTELQKIRHWLNSNLASLKKSS
- a CDS encoding ATP-binding protein, translating into MRNQTPKNTNNLQLQDLVSIFRKSDIGLGLVIAILLSVTVFSHKGKVKLTEHARQTAQTNQVLLELKATMSQLQEAESGMNSYLLAEDPAFLEQYSSKIKNMDVHLKNLSELFAESESEEQQKLISKLNSLIKEKLSQLDGIVSLRQSKSYTKERLEPLITQGAYIMEDIRKVTTQIETQERSMLEEHVLDAESAASRSHNTIVLACFLAFTFLVASRLVVTRSIEERKRAENELRKMSTALEHAVEGIARVDARGNYFNVNKTYAKMLGYNTEELERKNWLTHIVPADQKKVASAHQGIIINGKQEIEIVAQKKDGTQCYLRMTMILTHDDNHQFGGHYCFIKNISNEKREQQELINAKKVALEASLAKSEFLANMSHEIRTPMNGVIGMAGLLSSTELNPKQKQYAETIRVSAEALLTLINDILDFSKIESRKMVFETIDFDLRSVISDTEKMLNHSAKTKGIGIRIDISPEVPPYLRGDPGKIRQILVNLLGNAVKFTRQGEVSLLVTRQQQINNNVELRIEVHDSGIGLSIDAQNRLFQPFTQADTSTTRKFGGTGLGLAICKRLVEMMHGEIGVQSEETKGSVFWFTMQLENGNKPVIESQPVAQSLTDREKATMNLLVVEDNLVNQRVVLEMIEQIGLKAEAVGNGFEALKAISEKNYNLILMDCQMPGMDGYEATRKIRKDEFGTARHVPIVAVTADVTSGDRKKCYEAGMDDYITKPIEFERLALTIEKWLRHSSNKTVVNTASPIETEQPAQVTQNSAPVIIDWNILKRLEKFQRPGAPNMIHELTQLYFETAPPYLKKIRKAVLTNNAEALAAEAHALKSSSSNLGIIQVSDLCRKL